The following coding sequences lie in one Bos indicus isolate NIAB-ARS_2022 breed Sahiwal x Tharparkar chromosome 12, NIAB-ARS_B.indTharparkar_mat_pri_1.0, whole genome shotgun sequence genomic window:
- the LOC109566944 gene encoding DNA excision repair protein ERCC-5 isoform X1, producing the protein MGVQGLWKLLECSGRQISPETLEGKILAVDISIWLNQALKGVRDRHGNSIENAHLLTLFHRLCKLLFFRIRPIFVFDGDAPLLKKQTLAKRRHKKDLAASDSKTTTEKLLKTFLKRQVIKTALKSKREEALPSLTQVQREDDIYALPPLQEKEKNSSEEEDEKEWQERMSQKQALQEEFFQNPHAVDIESEDFNSLPLEVKHEILTDMKEFTKRRRTLFEAMPEESNDFSQYQLKGLLKKNYLNQHIENVEKEMNQQHSGQIQRQYEDEGGFLKEVESRRVVSEDTSHYILIKGVQAKKATEADSEPLPSCSEKHSGALDTKSPPCEKLKPKKEPDASPPSPRTLLAMQAALLGSSSEDELEGKHRRPCDVKSPPAPAPEGSVSPLTLLAIQRALDDDDEDLKLHASVQTEGAGRRKPRPLVSSSDEEAVEEPEVRDGDRELLTEAPRVASVTLTEEHVMKKSDEKEQTDSAPLLRTVFCQGSESSFPKEQMPSMHALKEPFQPSAESTAQDGKDLVPLESTVVPHGDAPGLPGEPEQIPTPPTSPSSVSRSGTYTRVPEPQQALPPESKGAASVLSSDDETEPEKNPAPDVAGTASLQESSNTLSVAIDTVSDLGNEAPSSAPEHENFLKTIQEHESVGSAGQGLISVPESTEPTEVDSEDSESDGSFIEVQSINSSDELQAELQEASRPPSGQSEEEPTGTEKEEATGDSEGLPREISESEAVATEKHGETEKDAEDSLHEWQDIDLDELEALESNLLTQQNTLKAQKQQQERVAATVTGQMFLESQELLRLFGIPYIEAPMEAEAQCAILDLTDQTSGTITDDSDIWLFGARHVYKNFFNKNKFVEYYQYVDFHNQLGLDRNKLINLAYLLGSDYTEGIPTVGCVTAMEILNEFPGHGLEPLRKFSEWWHEAQENKKIRPNPYDTKVKKKLRKLQLTPGFPNPAVADAYLKPVVDESKGSFLWGKPDLDKIREFCQRYFGWNRTKTDESLFPVLKQLNVHQTQLRIDSFFRLAQQEKQEAKGIKSQRLNRAVTCMLRKEREEAASEVEAASVAMEKESEFLDEAKGKTQKRGTANRWKEPSSPKRKRLSDSKGGNESGGFLGEAYLSQSSEASSGEDAEYFPAMGVQRLNAPGASRARSSAAQSAAQPASRRDGGTTTSSSSDDDDGGRAKPMLVTARPVFGKKKRRRRSTRGRKWKT; encoded by the exons ATATTAGCATCTGGTTAAACCAGGCTCTTAAAGGAGTCCGCGATCGCCACGGGAACTCCATAGAAAACGCCCATCTTCTCACTTTGTTCCACCGACTCTGCAAACTCTTATTTTTCCGAATTCGTCCTATTTTTGTGTTTGATGGGGATGCTCCACTATTGAAGAAACAGACATTG GCTAAGAGAAGGCATAAAAAGGACTTGGCCGCCAGTGACTCCAAAACAACTACAGAGaagcttttgaaaacatttttgaaaagacaGGTTATCAAAACCGCCttaaaaagcaaaag GGAGGAAGCTCTTCCCAGTCTTACTCAAGTTCAGAGAGAAGATGACATCTATGCTTTGCCACCTttacaagagaaagagaaaaacag TTCAGAAGAGGAGGATGAAAAAGAATGGCAAGAAAGGATGAGTCAGAAACAGGCATTACag GAAGAGTTCTTTCAGAATCCTCATGCAGTTGACATTGAGTCTGAAGATTTCAACAGCCTGCCCCTTGAAGTAAAGCATGAAATCTTGACTGATATGAAGGAATTTACTAAGCGGAGAAGAACATTATTTGAAGCGATGCCAGAG gagtCCAATGACTTTTCACAGTACCAGCTAAAAGGCTTGCTTAAAAAAAACTATCTAAACCAACACATAGAAAACGTCGAGAAGGAAATGAATCAACAACATTCAGGGCAAATCCAAAGGCAGTATGAAGATGAAGGAGGCTTTCTGAAGGAGGTGGAGTCCAGGAGAGTGGTCTCTGAGGACACTTCCCACTACATCTTGATAAAAG gTGTTCAAGCTAAGAAAGCCACAGAAGCGGATTCAGAGCCCCTTCCTTCTTGCAGCGAAAAGCATAGTGGGGCTTTAGACACGAAGTCACCTCCGTGTGAAAAACTGAAGCCAAAGAAAGAGCCCGatgcctcccctccctccccgcgAACCTTGCTGGCCATGCAGGCTGCCCTGCTGGGCAGTAGCTCAGAAGACGAGCTGGAGGGCAAGCATCGCAGGCCGTGCgatgtgaagagcccacctgCTCCCGCCCCTGAGGGTTCTGTGTCCCCGCTGACCCTCTTGGCCATTCAGAGAGCTCTCGATGACGACGATGAAGATCTGAAATTGCATGCTAGTGTGCAGACAGAGGGAGCAGGCAGGAGAAAACCAAGACCGCTGGTGAGCAGTTCTGATGAGGAAGCTGTGGAAGAACCTGAAgtaagagatggagacagagagctGTTGACAGAAGCGCCTCGTGTTGCCAGTGTGACCCTCACAGAGGAGCATGTGATGAAAAAGAGTGATGAAAAAGAGCAGACAGACTCAGCTCCTTTACTGCGGACTGTCTTTTGTCAAGGCAGCGAGTCTAGCTTTCCAAAAGAACAGATGCCATCTATGCATGCATTGAAGGAACCCTTTCAACCCAGTGCTGAGTCTACAGCTCAGGATGGAAAAGATCTGGTTCCTTTAGAAAGCACCGTGGTGCCACACGGGGATGCGCCTGGGCTCCCGGGGGAACCAGAGCAGATACCAACACCTCCGACAAGTCCAAGTTCTGTGTCAAGGAGTGGGACATACACCAGAGTGCCTGAGCCACAGCAGGCTCTTCCACCCGAGAGTAAAGGTGCCGCCTCTGTTCTCTCAAGTGATGACGAAACAGAACCTGAAAAAAATCCTGCCCCTGACGTCGCTGGCACCGCCAGTTTGCAAGAATCGAGTAACACCCTGAGTGTCGCTATAGACACAGTAAGTGACTTAGGAAATGAGGCACCTAGCAGTGCCCCAGAGCATGAGAATTTCTTGAAAACCATCCAAGAACATGAGTCCGTTGGATCTGCAGGCCAGGGTTTGATTTCGGTGCCAGAGTCCACGGAACCAACAGAAGTAGACTCCGAAGACAGTGAATCTGACG GAAGTTTCATTGAAGTGCAGAGTATAAATAGCAGTGATGAACTTCAAGCTGAGTTACAGGAAGCTTCTAGACCTCCCTCTGGACAAAGTGAGGAGGAACCGACAGGAACTGAGAAGGAAGAAGCCACTGGTGACTCCGAGGGCCTCCCAAGAGAGATTTCTGAGAGTGAGGCCGTGGCTACTGAAAAACACGGAGAGACTGAGAAAGATGCAGAGGATTCGCTCCATGAGTGGCAAGACATTGATCTG GATGAGCTGGAAGCTCTGGAGAGCAACCTCTTAACCCAGCAGAATACACTGAAAGCTCAAAAACAGCAGCAAGAGCGGGTGGCCGCTACTGTGACGGGGCAGATGTTCTTGGAAAGCCAG GAACTGCTCCGCCTCTTCGGCATCCCCTACATCGAGGCTCCCATGGAAGCAGAGGCTCAGTGCGCCATCCTGGATCTGACCGACCAGACTTCCGGAACCATCACTGACGACAGTGATATTTGGCTGTTCGGGGCACGGCACGTTTACAAAAactttttcaataaaaacaaGTTTGTAGAATATTACCAGTATGTGGACTTTCACAACCAATTAG GATTGGACCGgaacaaattaataaatttggCCTATTTACTTGGAAGTGATTATACAGAAGGAATACCAACTGTGGGTTGTGTTACCGCCATGGAAATTCTCAACGAATTCCCTGGACACGGCCTGGAACCACTCCGAAAATTCTC AGAGTGGTGGCACGAAGCCCAGGAGAATAAGAAGATAAGGCCGAATCCATATGAcaccaaagtgaaaaaaaagttgcGCAAGTTGCAACTCACACCTGGCTTCCCTAACCCGGCCGTGGCGGACGCTTACCTCAAGCCTGTGGTGGATGAGTCCAAGGGGTCGTTTCTGTGGGGCAAACCCGACCTCGACAAGATCAGAGA ATTTTGTCAGCGGTATTTTGGCTGGAACAGGACGAAGACAGATGAATCTCTGTTTCCTGTGTTAAAGCAACTGAATGTCCATCAG acaCAGCTCCGAATTGATTCTTTCTTTAGATTAGCCCAACAGGAGAAACAGGAGGCTAAGGGTATTAAGAGCCAGAGACTTAACAGAGCTGTGACATGTAtgctgagaaaagaaagagaagaagcagCCAGTGAAGTAGAAGCAGCTTCTGTTGCCATGGAGAAAGAGTCTGAGTTCCTTGATGAGGCGAAAGGAAAAACCCAGAAGAGAGgcacagcaaatagatggaaagagCCATCCAGCCCGAAAAGAAAGAGGCTTTCAGATTCTAAAGGAGGGAACGAAAGTGGTGGGTTTTTGGGGGAGGCCTACCTCTCGCAGTCATCCGAGGCCTCTTCAGGTGAGGATGCGGAGTACTTCCCTGCGATGGGCGTGCAAAGGCTGAATGCGCCCGGGGCGTCCAGAGCCCGCTCGTCAGCTGCACAGAGCGCAGCACAGCCTGCTTCCCGGAGGGACGGCGGGACCACCACGAGCAGCTCCAGCGACGACGATGATGGGGGGAGGGCGAAGCCCATGCTGGTGACCGCCAGGCCTGTGTTTGGGAAGAAAAAGCGGAGGCGCAGAAGCACGAGAGGAAGGAAGTGGAAAACCTAA